AAGagtaagattcaagtccagtagccccttagaggcCAAGACaatttccaaggtataagctttcaagagtcaaagccctCTTCAGTGACTCCCAGAAAATCATGCCCTGAACGGTTGGCTGCTCTTTATGGTGCAACTGGGCTTAAATCTTGCTCTAGATAGAGGAGAACATTTCTCAAATAACCCAGAAAATATTCAGGATGTGTTGGATTGCCAACTCAtggggaaattgctggagatttggggggagagtttggggagagtggcgttcagggaggggaggggcctcagtcgggtaaaatgttataaaacccaccctctaaagcagccattttctctaaggcaggggtctgcaacctgcggctctctggatgttcatggactacaaatcccatcagccgctgccagcatggccaattggcaggggccaatgggaattgtagtccatgaacatctggagagccgcaggttgcagacccttgctctaagggtactgatctctatagtctggagatcagttgtaatgtccAGATATCCAACCTCCATCCCGAGGTTGGATGGCCCAATTACAAGCAGTTAAAACTCCTTTTCCTGGTTAGGAAGCAAACCAATGCCagtctggtcgtttccccacttaccttggccaCTCTTTGCTgggcgctactctcagcgcgcgtcatttctggcgcgcgcccaggctctgcgcggggtcatcaaaaggcgccgttttgaggagcgccaggagtgacgcacactgagggggcgcgagagcggcagcatcggggtggctgagTTGTCGCCGCctttgtagtggggagtgccacgggaccctgcgctacttggggagagtagcgcgtagcagacggtaagtggggaaacgaccacaatTCAGAAGTAAGTTCCCTTTATTCAACGAGACTTGCTATTTTACCACTATCATAATCACTGATAATCGTATCTTATTTTTACTACCccgttttcccgaatataagacatccccggaaaataagatgtagtagaggtttcgctgaagtgcaaaatataaggcatcccccaaaagtaagatgtagcagagtttttgtttggaagcatgcccgacgaacagaacacagaaatataagacatcccctgaaaataagacatagcgcatctttgggagcaaaaattaatataagacactgtcttatgttcggggaaacacggtattaccgTTTTATTTTTGGAGCTTGTTTTTGTCTCGAAATAAACACCGACTGACTGGCTGACGGGTTGAAAAACGATGTGACTTCCTGGTTTTGTCTTTTGTGTCTCCAGGATATGGGCATGCGGCCCCCGGGACCAACGCTGGGAAGGCTTTCTGCATGTGCTACGCAGCCTTGGGCATCCCTTTGACGCTGGTTATGTTCCAGAGCCTCGGCGAACGCATGAACACCTTCGTCAAGTATCTCTTGCAACGGATGAAGAAGTGCTGCCGGATGAGGAGTACGGACGTCTCCATGGAGAACATGGTGGCCGTCGGCTTCTTCTCGTGCATTGGGACTCTTTGCATCGGAGCGGCGGCCTTTTCCCAGTGCGAGGAGTGGACTTTTTTCCAGGCCTTCTATTACTGCTTCATCACATTGACTACTATCGGGTTTGGGGATTACGTCGCCCTTCAGTCGAAAGGAGCCCTCCAGAAGAAGCCGCTGTACGTGGCGTTTAGCTTTATGTACATCCTGGTGGGATTGACAGTCATCGGGGCCTTTCTCAATCTGGTTGTTCTCAGGTTGTTCATGAACATCGAGGAAGAGAGGCGGGAGGCCGAGGAGCGGGCGTCCCTGGCCGGGAACCATAACAGCATGGTCATCCACATCCAAGAGGATTCCCAGCACGGCCGCCCACGGTACAAAGCGGAGGTCACGGACCTCCAATCCGACTGCTCTTGCATGTGCTACAGATCCCACGAATACACCAGCCGGGTGGTGTCCCACCAAAACTCCTTCAGCTCCAAGCTGAACCTCCAGTACTTTCACTCCATCTCTTACAAGATTGAGGAGATCTCTCCAAGCACATTAAAAAACAGCCTTTTCCCATCTCCCGTCAGCTCCATCTCACCTGGTTTGCACAGCTTTACAGACTGCCGGAGGCTCATGAGACGGCGGAAGTCCATTTGAGAAGCCcctcattttggggtttttttcggggggggggggtgtcttttatTCCTAAGCttgtttttaaagagaaaaaaaatccttcaagtGAGCCAGAGTGAGGATAAAGAGGGAtaaaacaaaggggagggggggagacaacACCCCTCTGAGACTCAGCTCTGGAGCATGAAGCATGGATGAACCCTTTTCCCAGCAACGTATGCcttacatttcccccccccctttggtagCTGGTAGTTTCGAGGTGACAGGAAGTGGGTATCCAAATTCCAAAGTTGCACACATAGTCGGGAGCCTTCAGGTGCCACGGGGCACTTTTATCCTCAGAaactattctcccccccccactcctcacaaGCAGGTTGCTGTGTGTGTGAGCacaggtgtgtatgtgtgggtggagCATGTGGGAATGGGTGCACACGCACAATTCCGCAAGCAGTGCCATGCGACTAACAAAAGTCTTAATCGGGGCATCAGGTGTCGGGTTAtaatttccctttcttctttttttttccctgtctGTTTTCTTGGTCTGCTTTTTGGCTTCcaaaagaagggggaagggggggaagggaagggggggaaggaagctgcaattattattattattttggtttgCTGAATCAAGCATGCGCCATAAACAATCAATATTTCGAGTGTATCATGGTATTTTTTAAACGCTAGATTTTATTAGATTGTATTaacattaaggggggggggaaggaacaaGGCAGGAAAGAAAGACTGCTTTTGCTTGCCAGGTCAGatccttaaaaatatatatatttaaaaatacagcatgcGTTTTGTAAAACCGGTATGCATTTTGAAAACTCACACGAGGAACACGAGGAACCTAGTGACAGAACTGCTCGAGGAAACAAAAGCAAataacttgggttttttttaaaaaaaacacagttgctTTAACCCTTTCTTACAGTTTTGACAATTTGCCACAATCGTAGAGATTTTTAGGGGGGAACGGTTGCAATTAAAGAGtgtctatttttattatttcttggCTACCGCACGATTCCTTTCACTTGGTTGAGttctgtttcttatttttttatttgtgggtCAAGTGCGAGGTGTCAGCGTCTTGGCGATGTGTGAAGTGATTCGGGCAAATCACCTTGCTATACAGGATAGCTGGGTTGCTCCACTCTGGGTGGGCCTAGAGAGCGTGCAGAATTACAACGAGAAAATGGCTTCaggggcaggtggattctagtgcATTATACTCCACCGAGATCTATCCCCTCCTGAAACGCCATtcttcctaggccccttccgcacatgcagaataatgcactttcaatccactttcacaattgcttgcaagtggattttgctattccacagctgcaaagtggattggaagtggattgaaagtgcattattctgcacgtgcggaaggagccctaggcgccacctcccaaatctccaggaatttcctaccccagagctggcaaccccaatggaatcattttttgggggggggaaatacGTGGACAAAACTGGTTTAAAGAGGCGattgtacatttttttcttctataaACAAACGCAGGGCATTCCTTGTTTTAGCTACCGATCTGGGGATTGTCTATAAACGCTTCTAATTTGTAAATAACAGAAACCTTTTGCTGGTCTCAGGAAGAATACAAGATGTCCGCGTCTTGTGTTTTGGCCTTCTGGAAACTTTGATACTTTgtccttttttttgctgtctcaGCTTTGAGTAATACGATTATTGGAAAACGTCCAAACTCGTTCCGCTCCACCGTTTTGAACGACTGCattgaaatgggcttgcttgaaCTAGATGAGCACCGTATGATAGTATCTCTTTTttaggagggtggggggaagttcTGTCCCAGAAATTGAAAGTATATGCAGGGCAGACGTTCGGCTGAGTCATGCTTACCATGCCATATTGCCAAACTGTTTGAAAGGGCAAATGGATTAAAGAAAATTTGAAGGACTCCAGTGAGTTCTAAGTACCCACCGAGAGAGGAGGCTGCCCACTGTGTCTCTGTTGTTCCCTTCCTTCTTCTAATCAACCTCTGCTGGAGAACGGGCTAAAATTAGCACTTTTGATGCAGTTGAACAAATGATCTCACCATGCCAAACAATGAAGTAATTTTGATGCTGTTGAGCAGTCTTTTCTCTCCCAGATTGCCACTTCTTCCTGGCACtattttctttcttgcctttACTGTCCTTGACCTCATTTGCCCCATACTATCATTTGCCTTCACTGCCCTCGGCCTCACTGTATACTGTTAGGATGTCCTATGTGATTTGTTTACGAGTGTCCATGATTGCTGACAACCTTACCTAAAGGCTGTTTATTTTTCCACTCTGTTGATGGTCATTTTGAAGTCTTTAGCTACTAGAGTTCAGTGTGAGTCATGTTTATCCTCCTCATACTTAGCATCTCAAAAACCTAGAGGTAAGAGTCATGTTTATCCTCCTCATACTTAGCATCTCAAAAACCTAGAGGTAAGACTCCtgttgccctgacctgaatggctcaggctagctccatcttttcagatctcagaagctaagcagggttagtgctggttagtatttgggtgggagaccaccaaggaagtctagggttgctgtaCAAAAGCAGGTAAATCTCCTTtcttcacctcttgccttgaaaatcctacaaggtcCCCATAGGTTGACTTTGACTTGGCATTACCTTTCCTCCATCACAGATGACTTTTAATGGAAATTCAGAGATCTTCCTCTGGCAGAACATCTAAGGAATTTCAGCAGCATTTCTCAGGAGGTCTCTGTGTACCCCACATTCAAAGGAAAGTTCGGAGCAAATTTGATTGGTTCCTCATTAGATGGAGCATCTGAGGAAATGCTGGAGAAGTCTAGAAAGTTTCAACGAGAGGAAGATCTCAGGAAGGTGCTGCATATTTCCAGTGGGAAGTACGTGGCACCAGAAGTTCCTCGCGTTTGCTGTGTTGATGGCTGGGGGTCAGAATGGGACGTGGGTTTTCAAAACGAATGCACTTGAAAAAAAACTTGGATTTAAAAATGTTTGACGCATTGAAAAGCTGGGAAAATAATCATAGTACTGCACAGGCATAGTTCAAATGGCACTATCCCTTGAATTAGTAAAGGCACTTAGTGAAAAACTCAGGGAAAGGTTTTTAATTAGGCATTATTATGGACCAATAGCAGTTCTAGTCCCTCTCCCTAACTGATAAAGCTCTttcacagaggtgtagcaagaggGAAAAGTGCCCTGTACACTGGTGCGTCTTCCGCCCCACCTTGGAACGCCCACACCCCATctcggaatgccccgcccctgccatgccccaccacgcccggtgcgttgcgcaccccctgtccccttggagctacgcctctgctctttcAGTAGTGTTAAATACAACGCTTCAAATATCTGTGGCTTGGATCTTgtattatttttgctatgttgttctCTGTTGTGGAACTGGTCTTGAGTGGCAGAGTTCATTACTTTAGCACTAGGGTTTTTTACACTTATGCAAGACCAGCCTCTTTCCAGCAAGTGGAAAGTGCCTAGTTCCAATTTGCTCTGCAAACAGAGAGCAATTTCTGCTGTAAAGGACAGCACTGTTCAAACCAAAGGAAGGTAGAGAATCCAATGCAAATATTTTCTTTCCAGATGGCCCAAACAGGTAGCATCACATCTATCTCTCCCCCAAAGTGCAGTTAAGGCAGAATATTTAGGCAGAATGAACCACTGCTTCGGATGGAGGAAGCTGGAGAAGACCTGACACATGTTGGAATCCACTACCAAACATTATAATGGATAGCCCTTCCCATAacatataggtgtcaaactcatggtcctccagatgctatggactacagttcccatcatccactgccagcatcatgctggcaggggatgatgggaactgtagtccataacatctggagggccgcaagtttgacacctgtgccataacAGATCCTGAGCTTGGTGGCCCTGGCtctttctctaaggccccttctacacatgcaaaataatgcactttcaatccattttcacaattgtttgcaagtggattttgctatcccgcacagtaaaatccagctgcaaagtgcattgaaagtgggtggaaagtgcattattctgcatgtgcagaaggggcctaggacttGATAGAAAACCTGATTCACTTCACTTTTATGACTGCGAATTTACAGACtacctccttttccttccagtttCCAGACTGATGTTTCTTTACAGCCCCATACATCTGTGTTCTTGaacttggccctttccacacaaatctcccaaAAGGCTTGTAAAAACATTTATGAAACTTTTTCAATCCCAcctttttgtttgcactcacctctTTGAAATGATTCCATTTGTGATTCCCCCGCCCCTTAAGTTCTGTtctgaatcgatgcttcagtgcttcatagcTTCATGCTGCATTCTCGATTCCTTGTATacccaatgctttgaagattgcccccccataaaacaaacaaacagataaattttccaaataaacaggcaaggggggactgagtgagctcagaaaatggcactgaggaggaaattcaggtAAGCAGAGAACTGTGGGAAACATGGTCAATAGATTgcccagcaactgaagacgttttcaaaatatttcagccagagaatcgtttcaAAGGgggattaattttaaaaaaattgaggccagaagtaaaacatttgggggttaaaaacaacatggaactccatggaggagacattttatttcctgcctcaaaatgttttaagtgaattGTGCCGAAAAGCCCCCCCACGGTTTCAGTCAAATTGGACCGAATTTTCCCTGTGGCATCCAAAACTTTGACAAAACTTGTCCCTTATTTCTGGGTCTGCGCTGAGTTCATCACGGGAGTTTTGCCAGTCTCCAAGTGGAGctggaaatcttccagaattgatatctccagactacagagatcacttcctctggaggagatggctgctttggaaggctatCTGGGTCATTATATTCTGCTGAaatccttagaacataagaacataagaaagagcctgctggatcagaccagagtccatctagtccagcactctgctactcgcagtggcccacaaggtgccttggggagctcacgtgcaggaggtgaaagcaatggccttctgctgctgttgctcctgagcaccttacCTCTCCTCTCTAGGCCCAtctccaaattttcaggaatttcccaacccgcaGTTGGCAAACCTATTCAACACTTTGTTATTTGGTTTGAGCTCAtttctatggagcagcagtggggtgggaggttaagagctcatgtatctaatctgtaggaaccgggtttgattcccagctctgccgcctgagctgtggaggcttctctggggaattcagattagcctgtgcactcccacacacgccagctgggtgacctggggctagtcacagcttctcggagctctctcagccccaactacctcacagggtgtttgttgtgaggggggaagggcaaggagattgtcagcccctttgagtctcccgcaggagagaaagggggcgggatataaatccaaactcttcttcttctcttctatgtccAGCAGCAGCTGTTGGGCCTATGGATTTTGAACCAAAACTATACAGATTCTAGTGGTTGCGTATATTAACGGCTGAGCCATGATTGTTGAATATCCACAAGATACTTTTTGTAGCTGCTTCTTTTTCTCTAACGTCTGTTTCTGCAGTGGCTGGAATTAAGTCATTCCATTCTCATTTCAACCCTGTCGCTCACGCACTGGTGAGAGAACCGGTGGCGGGTGACCATTCAGCGGCATTAATTGCAATTAGAGCAGACATCTTTAGCAGCAGCCACGAATGATTTTTCAGAAATTAAAGATGGCTTTTAATCAAAAGTTCTAAGCCTGTTTGCAATTTTATTTTGGCGGTTTGCACGCTCTCGTGCTGCAGCAAGGGTACGAAGTGTGCAGTGACGCGCTATGCTTCCTTACCTGTGGGGTGTATTATGTTTTGTCATCACGCTTGGCTTCCGTGCTCTGGATTTGAAAGATCCACTCTCGAAGGAGGAATAGGTGACATTGGCAGCAGCTCTGGTAGTGTTTAAGATAATTATATTgacaaaaagaaaacttcagtgAATTTCAGCAAGCAGCGCCATTTCATCACGATCAAGCAAAGGGattaaaatcagaggtgggatccagcaggttctcaccagttcccgagagtgggttactcattatttgtgtgtgccgagagggagttactaattgggtctgcttttccattacaaattccattaggtccaaaaatcatacagtcctgttgtttcctatgtggctggttagcgaaggtcgaaaacaggataattctccctgttgggctgttttgaaaacatgttttagaaatatggcaaagttccttgtttaaggaaagtatccttcttttgatttctagaaacaaaattaagtatttgaaagtattaagtatttgacaggtagtcaattagaggagaagtagttgtttctgttggcagtagacgataggacttgctataatgagtttaaattatggacagaaagataccagctggaaattaggaacttttttttacagtaagagttttttacagtaacggagaaattattaatgccccgcccctggaatgcccggccacgcccccatcatgctcgcccagccccattggcgctacgccactgtttgaatcccaccaccaagggaacctgttactaaaatttttggatcccacctctggttaaaatGATCAACTTTTAAAAAGGTGCCAAGAGATGCTTCTGACTTTGGCTGAATGCTAACTGTGCAGGTATAAAAGAAATATAGAAAgttggaaaaattgtttttaaaaggaaggaacaGTTTCAGGGCCGGGAGACTCTGCTCAAAAATAAGAACAGGGGCCATGAGCAGGGAAAATCGATACTATGGCTCTGTTTTTGGACCACAGTACGTAAATATTGGAGGTGTGTCAAGATTTGCACTACTGTTTCCACCGTCTTGCCATCAGATTTCTGGTTCTCACTGAGGCGGAAAATGGTCATGAGGGTTGtgtgctggcgtgtgtgggaggagaTGACACTGCTGAATGTTGATCCGTACAAAAATCCACGTCGGTAGAAAATAGCAAATTCGATTCCAGATTTCTGTTTGATGAACTGTGTGCAGGGATTATAGGTGGGTAAGGAGGAATGTACCATTCG
The window above is part of the Sphaerodactylus townsendi isolate TG3544 linkage group LG09, MPM_Stown_v2.3, whole genome shotgun sequence genome. Proteins encoded here:
- the KCNK9 gene encoding potassium channel subfamily K member 9 translates to MALQAGTARLGQVWRRVRRLRGPWARRSSSLLCLSASQESEQGGGERRGPFQHHGQQPPGRLSLRRPLPLASAGSCFCRTLSDPQEARGGHGPLRGALLAAMKRQNVRTLSLIICTFTYLLVGAAVFDALESDYEVREEEQLKAEETRLKGKYNITQEDYQQLELIIMQSEPHRAGVQWKFAGSFYFAITVITTIGYGHAAPGTNAGKAFCMCYAALGIPLTLVMFQSLGERMNTFVKYLLQRMKKCCRMRSTDVSMENMVAVGFFSCIGTLCIGAAAFSQCEEWTFFQAFYYCFITLTTIGFGDYVALQSKGALQKKPLYVAFSFMYILVGLTVIGAFLNLVVLRLFMNIEEERREAEERASLAGNHNSMVIHIQEDSQHGRPRYKAEVTDLQSDCSCMCYRSHEYTSRVVSHQNSFSSKLNLQYFHSISYKIEEISPSTLKNSLFPSPVSSISPGLHSFTDCRRLMRRRKSI